A genomic region of Rhea pennata isolate bPtePen1 chromosome 14, bPtePen1.pri, whole genome shotgun sequence contains the following coding sequences:
- the PURA gene encoding transcriptional activator protein Pur-alpha encodes MADRDSGSEQGGGGGGGAPGSGGPGSGGGGGPGGGLQHETQELASKRVDIQNKRFYLDVKQNAKGRFLKIAEVGAGGNKSRLTLSMSVAVEFRDYLGDFIEHYAQLGPSQPPELAQAADEPRRALKSEFLVRENRKYYMDLKENQRGRFLRIRQTVNRGPGLGSTQGQTIALPAQGLIEFRDALAKLIDDYGVEEEPAELPEGTSLTVDNKRFFFDVGSNKYGVFMRVSEVKPTYRNSITVPYKVWAKFGHTFCKYSDEMKKIQEKQRDKRAAAAASSAGAGAEQQPEAESSAAAAAAAGPPGALLQAEEPEED; translated from the coding sequence ATGGCGGACAGAGACAGTGGCAGCgagcagggcggcggcggcggcgggggcgcgccgGGCTCCGGGGGGCCGGgctcgggcggcggcggcggcccggggggcggcCTGCAGCACGAGACGCAGGAGCTGGCCTCCAAGCGGGTGGACATCCAGAACAAGCGCTTCTACCTGGACGTCAAGCAGAACGCCAAGGGCCGCTTCCTCAAGATCGCCGAGGTGGGCGCCGGCGGCAACAAGAGCCGCCTCACGCTCTCCATGTCGGTGGCCGTGGAGTTCCGCGACTACCTGGGCGACTTCATCGAGCACTACGCGCAGCTGGGGCCCAGCCAGCCGCCCGAGCTGGCGCAGGCGGCCGAcgagccgcgccgggcgctcAAGAGCGAGTTCCTGGTGCGGGAGAACCGCAAGTACTACATGGATCTGAAGGAGAACCAGCGCGGGCGCTTCCTCCGCATCCGCCAGACCGTGAACCGCGGCCCGGGGCTGGGCTCCACGCAGGGCCAGACCATCGCGCTGCCGGCGCAGGGGCTCATCGAGTTCCGCGACGCCCTGGCCAAGCTCATCGACGACTACGGCGTGGAGGAGGAGCCGGCCGAGCTGCCCGAGGGCACCTCCTTGACTGTGGACAACAAGCGTTTCTTCTTCGACGTGGGCTCCAACAAGTACGGCGTGTTCATGCGGGTGAGCGAGGTGAAGCCCACCTACCGCAACTCCATCACCGTCCCCTACAAGGTGTGGGCCAAGTTCGGCCACACCTTCTGCAAGTACTCGGACGAGATGAAGAAGATCCAGGAGAAGCAGCGGGACaagcgcgccgccgccgccgcctcctccgcgGGCGCAGGGGCCGAGCAGCAGCCCGAGGCGGAgagcagcgccgccgccgccgccgccgccgggccgcccgggGCCCTGCTGCAGGCCGAGGAGCCCGAGGAGGATTGA